In bacterium, one DNA window encodes the following:
- a CDS encoding MlaD family protein, whose protein sequence is MKDELKIGIFVGIGLFILAFLIIAIGDVKLGQGGYTFTIRFNYISGIRDGAPVMVSGMDAGCVKGLYLKNNKVYVKVWVKKDVEIPSDSMITINTLGLLGEKYVEITLGKSRSVVKNGDFLVGINPVNVSEILERSEIVVYKMERTVTILDKLMGEKEMLLNLENSLKNLAIITKDSSEIISKNKREIIEAINNISIASKAIADITKENKENIRSCIVELKEASLSLQKTAKSIDREALSNSISNFNKATERFNKIAGVVKPDELKSAIASFNEAADNLNTILKKNEKSISEGASSFNKAMTDLRRLIEEVEKGSASITEASKSLSNTGKNLEELSADLKKNPWKLFKKH, encoded by the coding sequence ATGAAGGATGAACTAAAAATAGGCATATTTGTTGGAATTGGCCTTTTTATACTGGCTTTTCTAATAATTGCCATTGGTGATGTAAAACTGGGCCAAGGGGGATATACATTTACCATAAGGTTTAATTATATATCTGGGATTAGGGATGGTGCACCTGTAATGGTTTCTGGAATGGATGCAGGCTGCGTAAAGGGGCTTTATCTTAAGAATAATAAGGTGTATGTAAAGGTATGGGTAAAAAAGGATGTAGAAATTCCATCCGACTCAATGATTACTATAAATACACTAGGTCTTCTTGGAGAGAAATATGTTGAGATAACGCTTGGAAAAAGCAGATCAGTTGTAAAAAATGGCGATTTTCTTGTTGGTATTAACCCGGTAAATGTCTCTGAAATTCTTGAAAGGTCTGAGATTGTTGTCTATAAGATGGAGCGAACAGTAACCATCCTTGATAAGCTTATGGGAGAAAAGGAAATGCTTTTAAACCTGGAAAATTCCCTTAAGAACCTTGCTATAATTACAAAGGATTCCTCAGAGATTATCTCAAAAAATAAGAGAGAAATCATCGAAGCAATCAACAACATTTCCATTGCTTCAAAGGCTATTGCTGATATAACAAAGGAGAATAAGGAAAATATAAGGTCTTGTATTGTTGAATTAAAAGAAGCATCTTTATCTTTGCAAAAAACAGCAAAGTCTATAGACAGGGAGGCTTTATCAAACAGCATCAGCAATTTTAATAAAGCAACAGAAAGGTTTAATAAGATTGCAGGGGTGGTAAAGCCAGATGAATTAAAATCTGCAATAGCCTCATTTAATGAAGCGGCTGACAATTTAAATACAATTTTAAAGAAAAATGAAAAATCCATCTCAGAGGGTGCCTCTTCATTTAACAAGGCTATGACTGATTTGAGAAGGCTGATTGAAGAGGTAGAAAAAGGATCGGCAAGTATAACAGAAGCCTCAAAATCCCTTTCAAATACAGGAAAAAACCTGGAAGAGCTATCAGCTGACCTGAAAAAGAACCCCTGGAAGCTGTTTAAGAAACATTGA
- a CDS encoding ABC transporter permease, producing MLSYFFEELGRVFILTKSLFIIFIKSIIEQRFIRIKRPFFTPTTHRIISHLVDVGVNTLPILFIVSSFFGMVLGYLGYNQFKRIEMEVYTGALVGASMLTEVGPVIVAVLVAGRIGAKAASTISSMKTTQQIDALETLAVNPLEYLVLPRLIATAIMMPILGIFADIIGIIGGYIVGVVMFDIKSGLYITKMIDFLKVSDLTSGLIKTIFFGIIIIIVSCYKGFRAKEGAIGVGEATTSAVVVSIATVLVFDYFLTVILF from the coding sequence ATGCTTTCCTATTTCTTTGAAGAGCTGGGAAGGGTTTTTATCCTTACAAAGAGCCTTTTTATTATTTTTATAAAATCCATCATTGAGCAGAGGTTTATAAGAATAAAGAGGCCATTTTTTACTCCCACAACCCACAGGATAATCTCTCACCTGGTTGATGTTGGTGTAAATACCCTCCCTATTTTATTCATTGTCTCTTCCTTTTTTGGGATGGTTCTTGGCTATCTTGGATACAATCAATTTAAAAGAATAGAAATGGAGGTTTATACAGGAGCCCTGGTTGGTGCTTCAATGCTCACAGAGGTAGGGCCTGTAATTGTTGCTGTTCTTGTGGCAGGAAGGATAGGTGCTAAAGCAGCCTCTACTATTTCTTCAATGAAGACAACCCAACAGATAGATGCTTTAGAGACACTAGCGGTCAACCCTTTGGAATACCTTGTCCTTCCAAGGCTTATTGCTACAGCTATTATGATGCCAATACTGGGAATATTTGCTGATATTATTGGAATAATTGGAGGATATATTGTGGGTGTTGTAATGTTCGATATAAAAAGCGGCCTTTACATTACAAAAATGATAGACTTCTTAAAGGTATCTGACCTTACCTCTGGCTTGATAAAGACAATATTCTTTGGCATAATAATAATTATTGTAAGCTGTTATAAGGGATTTAGGGCAAAAGAGGGTGCAATTGGTGTTGGAGAGGCAACAACATCGGCGGTTGTTGTATCCATTGCCACTGTTCTGGTCTTTGATTATTTTTTAACCGTAATTTTATTCTAA
- a CDS encoding segregation/condensation protein A, with amino-acid sequence MFKLNLDIYEGSIEEMLVLVKKRKLSPLEFEMAKITSSYLSYLKLQSEIELEKTPHFLVFLSELLLIKSYVLLPRPQVIEEGDNNLICYFKEYEGYKKASFWIEERFKEQEAKIPISFKQKDIEEEITVSIFDLFSSLKDILSKNKESPVYELVIDEPKIEEAIERIKKMFFKIKKIEIAMLFDVGDRLSLIVTFLAILELIRLRFLRAIQYKAFSSIWLIRTEGRG; translated from the coding sequence TTGTTTAAACTTAATCTTGATATATACGAAGGGTCAATAGAGGAGATGCTTGTTCTTGTAAAAAAGAGAAAGCTCTCTCCTTTGGAATTTGAAATGGCAAAAATAACATCTTCTTATCTTTCCTATCTTAAACTTCAAAGCGAGATTGAATTAGAAAAAACACCCCATTTTCTTGTTTTTTTAAGTGAGCTTCTTTTAATAAAATCTTATGTTCTTCTTCCAAGACCACAAGTAATTGAAGAAGGAGATAACAACCTCATTTGTTATTTTAAGGAATATGAAGGGTATAAAAAGGCTTCTTTTTGGATTGAAGAGAGGTTTAAAGAACAAGAGGCAAAAATTCCCATAAGCTTTAAGCAGAAGGATATAGAAGAAGAAATTACAGTCTCTATTTTTGACCTTTTCTCTTCATTAAAGGATATACTTTCCAAAAATAAAGAAAGCCCTGTTTATGAGCTTGTAATAGATGAGCCAAAAATAGAGGAGGCAATAGAGAGGATAAAGAAGATGTTCTTTAAGATAAAGAAAATAGAAATTGCAATGCTTTTTGATGTAGGAGACAGACTTTCGCTTATTGTAACATTCCTTGCAATCCTTGAGCTTATAAGATTAAGGTTTCTTAGGGCAATCCAATACAAGGCATTTTCATCCATATGGCTTATTAGAACAGAGGGGAGAGGATAG
- the rpsT gene encoding 30S ribosomal protein S20, translated as MAIKKRKISVLKNIRQNKKRYLLNKACKAEIKSSIKSIKKGEKESSLEKLKLAFKKIDKAVKKGIFHKNKAARLKSKLSKRVSAIV; from the coding sequence ATGGCTATTAAAAAGAGAAAAATTTCTGTTCTCAAGAATATTCGCCAAAACAAGAAGAGATATCTTTTAAATAAGGCTTGTAAGGCTGAGATAAAATCTTCTATTAAATCTATTAAGAAGGGAGAAAAAGAATCCTCCCTGGAAAAACTAAAACTTGCTTTTAAGAAGATTGACAAGGCAGTAAAAAAGGGGATTTTTCATAAGAATAAGGCAGCACGGCTAAAATCAAAGCTTTCTAAAAGAGTATCTGCAATTGTTTAA
- the lspA gene encoding signal peptidase II: protein MIPFIIAILLFILDRITKILALRISQKITISSFLALSPTGNYGLSFGLFSGYPSLIFWLTLIICIILVAYSVFLKEKPLLFKIGIGLFIGGAISNLFDRIIYSFVVDFISIGIGNIRWPTFNIADLGIVIGAILIICKKAINEKASPL from the coding sequence ATGATACCATTCATCATTGCTATTCTTTTATTTATCCTTGACAGGATAACAAAGATTTTGGCTTTAAGAATTTCTCAAAAGATTACAATTTCTTCCTTCCTTGCCCTTTCTCCCACAGGAAATTATGGCCTCTCATTCGGGTTATTTTCAGGGTATCCTTCTCTTATATTCTGGCTTACCCTCATAATCTGCATCATCCTTGTTGCCTACTCTGTTTTTTTAAAAGAAAAACCTTTATTGTTTAAGATAGGAATTGGTCTGTTTATTGGTGGTGCTATTTCTAACCTTTTTGACAGAATTATTTATTCCTTTGTTGTCGACTTTATCTCAATTGGGATAGGAAATATTAGATGGCCAACATTTAACATTGCAGACCTTGGAATAGTTATTGGTGCGATATTGATTATATGTAAAAAAGCCATAAATGAGAAGGCTTCCCCTTTATAA
- a CDS encoding ABC transporter ATP-binding protein: protein MIKIEDIYKSFRKNEVLKGVSLNIEEGKTYVILGRSGCGKSVLLKIITGLMKPDKGRIIIFGKDIASISEDELIKTRQMFGVVFQESALFDFLNVFENVGFFLIEHTNLNKSDIMARVKNALSLVGLSGIENLYPVSLSGGMKKRVALARAIITNPKIILYDEPTTGQDPITGSEISHLIKETSNRLKVTSIVVTHDLALSYNISDKIAMLHNGKIIIEGTPDEIKQSNNPYIRQFITGGKEG from the coding sequence ATGATTAAAATAGAGGATATTTATAAAAGCTTTAGGAAGAATGAGGTATTAAAGGGTGTATCCCTTAATATAGAGGAAGGAAAAACATATGTTATCTTGGGAAGGTCTGGTTGCGGAAAGAGCGTTCTTTTAAAGATAATTACAGGCTTGATGAAACCAGACAAAGGAAGGATAATTATCTTTGGAAAAGACATAGCAAGTATTTCAGAGGATGAACTTATAAAGACAAGGCAGATGTTTGGCGTTGTATTTCAAGAATCTGCCCTTTTTGATTTTCTAAATGTCTTTGAGAATGTTGGATTTTTTCTTATTGAGCATACTAATTTAAATAAGAGCGATATAATGGCTAGGGTAAAAAATGCTCTCTCCCTGGTTGGTCTTTCAGGCATTGAAAACCTATATCCGGTAAGCCTTTCTGGAGGGATGAAAAAAAGGGTTGCCTTAGCAAGGGCTATAATTACGAATCCAAAGATAATTCTATATGATGAGCCAACCACAGGGCAAGACCCAATTACAGGCTCTGAAATAAGCCATCTTATCAAAGAGACCTCAAACAGGCTTAAGGTTACATCCATTGTGGTAACCCATGATCTAGCCCTTTCATATAATATTTCTGATAAAATTGCTATGCTCCATAATGGAAAAATAATTATTGAGGGAACACCAGATGAAATAAAACAAAGCAATAATCCTTATATTAGGCAATTTATCACCGGAGGGAAAGAGGGATGA